From Sodalis glossinidius str. 'morsitans', the proteins below share one genomic window:
- a CDS encoding DUF2058 domain-containing protein, with protein sequence MTKLTLQEQMLKAGLVSSQKMAKVQRTAKKSRVQAREARAAVEENKKAQLERDKQLSEQHKQVTLSKEYKAQVKQLIEMNIIHIAKGDIGFNFTDNNVIKKLDVDKITQAQLINGRLAIARLAVDNAGECLYAIIPASVADKIAQRDADCIVLHSVLSQEEQDEDDPYADFKVPDDLMW encoded by the coding sequence ATGACAAAACTCACCTTGCAAGAGCAGATGCTAAAAGCAGGATTAGTGTCCAGCCAAAAAATGGCTAAAGTGCAGAGAACGGCTAAAAAATCACGCGTTCAGGCTCGTGAGGCCAGAGCGGCCGTGGAGGAAAATAAAAAAGCGCAACTTGAGCGTGATAAACAGCTGAGCGAACAACACAAACAAGTGACGTTATCGAAGGAATATAAAGCACAGGTTAAGCAGCTCATTGAAATGAACATAATCCACATCGCCAAAGGCGATATTGGTTTTAACTTCACCGATAACAATGTTATCAAAAAACTCGATGTTGATAAGATAACCCAAGCTCAGTTGATAAATGGTCGTCTCGCCATCGCTCGGCTGGCGGTTGATAACGCGGGTGAGTGTCTATATGCGATTATCCCCGCGAGCGTCGCCGATAAAATTGCCCAGCGAGATGCAGACTGTATTGTCTTGCACAGTGTGCTGAGTCAGGAAGAGCAGGATGAAGACGATCCCTACGCTGATTTTAAAGTGCCCGATGATTTAATGTGGTGA
- a CDS encoding PTS sugar transporter subunit IIA, with the protein MGRLRQNIPWETIDGTQVRLVILFAVKETDKNAGHIRMLAKISIALGDEEVVEKLLNVQRREEMFVLLLAHSGA; encoded by the coding sequence GTGGGGCGATTGCGGCAAAATATTCCCTGGGAGACCATAGACGGCACCCAGGTGCGTCTGGTGATTTTATTCGCGGTGAAAGAGACGGATAAAAATGCGGGACATATTAGAATGCTGGCCAAGATTTCCATTGCGCTAGGGGATGAAGAGGTGGTGGAAAAATTGCTAAACGTCCAGCGGCGCGAGGAGATGTTTGTGTTATTGCTCGCCCACTCGGGCGCGTGA
- a CDS encoding ArnT family glycosyltransferase, producing MKFLRFTLPLHFRLPSSIRLMPSTGVSWRITAVRANLYVLFAVYVLSGTFGRFPWKADEPYSFAIVWNVVNHDRWLIPYIGDDPFMEKPPLIFWLGALCVRLFPWLAPHEASRLAVLVCLAVTLWGFCHALKRLYAEIPQPRLSAPAWRFCGIALLVANLGLAEHIHKFTADLGQLAGAMVALAALMSAVSATHTPSFCRTLRHGAAFGSGCGIALLSKGLLMPGVLFATWACCLPWLLTLRGRRGVAFLLCAVLALLPFAVPWPLALYASAPDLFYEWFWVNNVGRFVGFSSLGGHDNPLLDRVFAVALAGAPASLLLVKGGISGMVAIARRTLSHRGWEGQPGAALRRYPARWVVAVYVAVGLTTLLSSGAMRDIYLMPFLPAMALLALPLLQAGNAWQRRAARALDGIFLLLLLVIIVTALQLIYTGTPRLLHGMWPGIDHQLPLRFWLRPDGTSVGLACLALALWAGVACHRRPELLRSWAAGMTAVWSVALLLLLPWLDAARSYHQPFVQLRTLLAAPNCLATDGLGESELGMLHYLTGVAGRRIYAGHSGEGEPGHMNAAALGCDYLLVQQAREERDAPPAPSWRRIWSGQRPADDRLFILYRARRGDAHAAPTALP from the coding sequence ATGAAATTTCTTCGCTTTACACTGCCGCTCCACTTCCGTTTACCCAGTTCCATCCGCCTTATGCCGTCAACAGGTGTGTCGTGGCGGATAACGGCGGTTCGCGCCAACCTCTACGTCCTGTTCGCCGTTTATGTGTTATCGGGAACCTTTGGCCGCTTTCCCTGGAAGGCGGATGAGCCTTATTCCTTTGCTATCGTTTGGAACGTAGTGAACCACGATCGCTGGCTTATTCCCTACATCGGCGACGACCCGTTCATGGAAAAGCCACCGCTGATTTTCTGGCTGGGCGCGCTGTGCGTACGGCTGTTCCCGTGGTTGGCGCCCCATGAGGCATCACGGCTGGCGGTACTCGTTTGTCTGGCGGTGACGCTGTGGGGGTTTTGCCATGCATTAAAGCGGCTGTACGCTGAAATTCCGCAGCCGCGGCTGTCGGCGCCGGCCTGGCGTTTTTGCGGCATCGCCCTGCTGGTGGCCAATCTTGGCCTGGCCGAGCACATTCACAAATTCACCGCCGACCTCGGGCAGCTCGCGGGCGCAATGGTGGCGCTGGCGGCATTGATGAGTGCGGTCTCGGCCACGCACACGCCGTCTTTCTGCCGAACGCTACGGCACGGCGCCGCGTTTGGTTCAGGCTGCGGGATAGCGCTATTGTCGAAAGGATTGCTGATGCCGGGTGTCCTGTTCGCCACCTGGGCTTGTTGCCTGCCCTGGCTGCTAACCTTGCGCGGGCGGCGTGGCGTGGCCTTTCTCCTGTGCGCTGTCCTGGCGCTACTGCCCTTTGCGGTGCCCTGGCCGCTAGCGCTGTACGCCTCGGCGCCGGACCTGTTTTATGAGTGGTTCTGGGTCAACAATGTCGGACGGTTTGTCGGCTTTTCCTCGCTGGGCGGCCATGATAACCCGCTGCTGGACAGAGTATTTGCCGTCGCGTTGGCCGGCGCGCCCGCTTCATTGCTGTTGGTAAAAGGGGGAATAAGCGGCATGGTGGCGATAGCCCGCCGTACGCTGTCACACCGCGGCTGGGAGGGCCAACCGGGGGCCGCTTTGCGGCGCTACCCGGCGCGATGGGTAGTGGCGGTCTATGTTGCGGTCGGCCTGACGACGCTGCTGTCATCAGGCGCCATGCGCGACATCTATCTGATGCCGTTCCTCCCCGCCATGGCGCTGCTGGCGCTACCGCTGCTGCAGGCCGGCAACGCGTGGCAGCGGCGCGCGGCCCGCGCGCTGGACGGGATATTCCTGTTGCTGCTGCTGGTTATCATCGTCACCGCGCTGCAGCTTATCTACACCGGCACGCCGCGGTTGCTGCACGGGATGTGGCCCGGCATCGACCATCAGCTTCCCCTCAGATTTTGGCTGCGGCCCGATGGGACAAGCGTCGGACTTGCCTGCCTGGCGCTGGCGCTGTGGGCAGGTGTCGCCTGCCACCGCCGGCCGGAACTGTTGCGTTCCTGGGCAGCCGGCATGACGGCAGTCTGGAGCGTAGCGCTGCTGTTATTGCTGCCGTGGCTGGACGCCGCGCGCAGTTATCATCAGCCTTTCGTGCAACTGCGGACGCTTCTGGCGGCGCCGAACTGTCTGGCGACCGATGGTCTGGGCGAATCGGAGCTCGGCATGCTGCACTATTTGACCGGCGTGGCGGGTCGGCGCATCTATGCCGGCCATTCGGGTGAGGGCGAACCGGGCCACATGAATGCGGCCGCGCTCGGCTGCGATTATCTGCTGGTGCAGCAGGCGCGGGAAGAACGCGACGCACCGCCGGCGCCGTCCTGGCGGCGGATTTGGTCCGGCCAGCGGCCCGCGGACGATCGCTTGTTTATTTTATATCGCGCGCGGCGCGGCGATGCCCATGCCGCTCCTACCGCGCTACCCTAG
- a CDS encoding FAD-dependent oxidoreductase, whose amino-acid sequence MTQSLQSRQPVAIDVLVVGAGSAGVAAAEEGARTLLVDASGSVGGTLAVQLLEHSAGFHNREGHQVVAGFAQRLVDYLEQNGASPGQKSSAREVHIAGWFRQSVPGCARAYVVAIGNQVGVRESRRITSTCFATGEAAAPGGGIAEAVITTRRHHQFGQRLSLMGHGAGQVTPDRQRQGEGLWLIHTLIVTPPAATRRHFQAGCRAGN is encoded by the coding sequence ATGACACAGTCTCTTCAATCCCGTCAGCCGGTGGCTATCGATGTGTTGGTAGTGGGCGCGGGATCGGCCGGCGTCGCTGCGGCGGAGGAAGGCGCCCGCACGCTGCTGGTGGACGCGTCGGGCAGCGTCGGCGGTACGCTGGCGGTGCAATTACTGGAACACAGCGCCGGCTTTCACAATCGGGAAGGGCATCAGGTGGTGGCAGGGTTTGCTCAGCGCCTGGTCGACTATCTTGAGCAAAACGGCGCTTCGCCCGGCCAGAAGAGTTCCGCCCGTGAAGTGCACATTGCCGGCTGGTTTCGTCAGTCGGTGCCGGGCTGCGCCCGCGCGTACGTCGTTGCAATCGGCAATCAGGTAGGGGTGCGCGAATCGCGGCGTATCACCTCCACCTGTTTCGCCACCGGCGAAGCGGCAGCTCCCGGCGGCGGCATTGCGGAAGCGGTTATTACAACGCGGCGCCATCATCAGTTTGGACAGCGCCTGAGCCTGATGGGTCACGGGGCAGGTCAGGTTACGCCTGACCGCCAACGACAGGGTGAGGGATTATGGTTGATTCACACGCTCATAGTGACGCCGCCAGCGGCGACGCGCCGGCATTTTCAAGCGGGCTGCCGCGCCGGCAACTAG
- a CDS encoding MFS transporter has product MGSIQNFGGFLGGACSPIVTGIVIDCFGGFVPAIVVAGAMAMISALMYGITLRRCLPV; this is encoded by the coding sequence GTGGGCAGTATTCAAAACTTCGGCGGCTTCCTCGGCGGGGCCTGCTCCCCGATTGTTACCGGTATCGTTATCGACTGCTTTGGAGGCTTTGTGCCGGCGATCGTGGTGGCGGGAGCGATGGCGATGATTTCGGCGTTGATGTATGGCATCACGCTGCGCCGGTGCCTGCCGGTATAA
- a CDS encoding MFS transporter yields MAILTGFARSVGGFIGLRIALGMSEAPLFPAALKATDKWFPEKEKAAATSAYIAATQVGLALAPPVSTLLMEYFGWPAMFIIMGVFGFVALLGWLVIYREPEQPPWLHRDELRYITAGQQHRQDTPAVQQAGCRLTNGAGCSAMPRLHLVYGDWQASACNMFSGFISAYDRRPFLRPPGGALRGSV; encoded by the coding sequence GTGGCTATTCTGACCGGTTTCGCCCGCAGCGTCGGCGGTTTTATCGGTCTGCGCATCGCACTGGGGATGAGTGAGGCGCCGCTGTTCCCTGCGGCATTGAAGGCCACCGATAAATGGTTCCCGGAGAAGGAAAAAGCGGCGGCCACCAGCGCCTATATTGCCGCCACTCAGGTCGGGCTGGCGCTGGCGCCGCCCGTGTCTACGCTCTTGATGGAGTACTTCGGCTGGCCGGCGATGTTTATCATCATGGGGGTATTTGGTTTCGTGGCCCTGCTGGGCTGGTTGGTGATCTACCGGGAACCCGAACAGCCCCCGTGGCTACACCGGGATGAATTGCGCTATATCACCGCCGGCCAGCAGCACCGCCAGGACACCCCTGCGGTGCAGCAGGCAGGGTGTCGCTTAACGAATGGAGCCGGTTGTTCCGCTATGCCTCGCCTCCACCTGGTATATGGTGATTGGCAGGCTTCTGCCTGCAATATGTTTTCTGGTTTTATATCAGCTTATGATCGGCGGCCGTTTCTCAGACCGCCTGGTGGTGCGCTGCGTGGATCCGTTTAA
- a CDS encoding dihydrodipicolinate synthase family protein yields MPFDEKGKLVKGGLKPQIDFIIDRGASAIVVGGSTGEGHTLSDQEFKQAMTEAYDANNGRVPFVVGLIVNSTRQAIARVKLLEGMKLDALQVTPVHYLFKPDTDATVRHFREIYDATGIPILIYNVIPWNYLSLELMSRIMEEVPGVVGMKQSSGDLKALSDLLLSCPDKIIVSGVDALLYRGFALGCQGAISALTSAVPSVVHKMFTAVEQNDHAPARDIHFRLAKLWNTLPHDNLPACFKYIQSFQGVPLFQPRPPMQLVSEALKREIKQAFDQLMS; encoded by the coding sequence ATGCCGTTTGATGAAAAGGGCAAACTGGTGAAAGGCGGTTTAAAGCCGCAAATTGATTTTATTATCGACAGAGGCGCCAGCGCGATCGTGGTCGGCGGCAGTACCGGCGAGGGCCATACCCTCTCGGACCAGGAATTCAAGCAGGCGATGACCGAGGCGTATGATGCCAATAATGGCCGTGTGCCGTTTGTGGTGGGTCTTATCGTCAACAGCACCCGGCAGGCCATTGCCCGGGTGAAATTGCTCGAAGGCATGAAGCTCGACGCGCTTCAGGTAACGCCGGTACATTATCTGTTCAAGCCTGATACCGACGCCACCGTGCGCCATTTCCGCGAGATTTATGACGCCACCGGCATTCCCATTCTGATTTATAACGTTATTCCCTGGAACTATCTCAGCTTGGAGCTGATGAGCCGTATCATGGAAGAAGTGCCGGGTGTGGTCGGCATGAAACAAAGCTCGGGAGATCTGAAAGCCTTGTCGGATTTGTTACTCAGCTGTCCGGATAAGATCATCGTCAGCGGGGTGGATGCGCTGCTGTACCGCGGTTTTGCCCTGGGTTGCCAGGGGGCGATTTCGGCGTTAACCAGCGCGGTGCCGTCCGTCGTGCATAAAATGTTCACAGCCGTCGAGCAAAACGATCACGCCCCGGCGCGGGATATACATTTCCGTCTTGCCAAGCTGTGGAACACCTTACCCCACGATAATCTGCCGGCCTGCTTCAAATATATCCAATCGTTCCAGGGCGTGCCGCTGTTTCAGCCGCGTCCGCCCATGCAGCTCGTTAGCGAGGCGTTGAAACGCGAAATCAAACAGGCATTTGATCAATTGATGAGTTAG
- the mntR gene encoding manganese-binding transcriptional regulator MntR produces the protein MTQDDSSALSSELTPLVDVKEYVQGFLQVREAHRRELIDDYVELIADLIRDCGEARQVDLAARLGVSQPTVAKMLKRLVVAGLVEQQPYRGIFLTAEGEALAHESRMRHQIVESFLLALGVSPETARRDAEGIEHHVSDETLQIFRRFTDNPETVNSFR, from the coding sequence ATGACCCAGGATGATTCATCCGCACTGTCCAGCGAACTTACGCCCTTGGTGGACGTGAAAGAGTATGTACAGGGATTCTTGCAGGTGCGTGAAGCGCATCGGCGGGAGCTGATTGATGACTATGTTGAGCTGATAGCCGATCTGATCCGCGACTGCGGCGAAGCGCGCCAGGTGGATCTGGCGGCGCGGCTGGGCGTTTCACAACCGACGGTAGCCAAAATGCTTAAACGGCTGGTGGTGGCGGGACTGGTGGAGCAACAGCCTTATCGCGGCATTTTTCTCACCGCCGAGGGAGAAGCCCTGGCTCACGAAAGCCGCATGCGTCACCAGATTGTCGAATCCTTCCTGCTGGCGCTGGGCGTCAGCCCCGAAACCGCACGCCGCGACGCGGAGGGGATTGAGCATCACGTCAGTGACGAAACGTTACAAATTTTCCGCCGCTTTACCGATAATCCTGAAACCGTTAATTCCTTCCGCTAA
- a CDS encoding metal ABC transporter solute-binding protein, Zn/Mn family produces the protein MPRCAPAWRKFPTNSTGWVTSEGAFSYLARDYRLREVYLWPINADEQGTPQQVKNVIDTVRRYRIPVVFSKSTISDKPARQVSQESGAR, from the coding sequence ATGCCCCGTTGCGCGCCCGCCTGGCGAAAATTCCCGACGAACAGCACTGGCTGGGTCACCAGCGAGGGCGCATTCAGTTATCTGGCGCGGGACTACCGGCTACGCGAGGTCTATCTCTGGCCGATCAATGCCGACGAGCAAGGCACTCCGCAACAGGTAAAAAATGTCATTGATACCGTCCGTCGCTACCGTATTCCGGTCGTGTTTAGCAAAAGTACCATTTCCGATAAACCGGCGCGCCAAGTCAGCCAGGAATCCGGCGCCCGCTAG
- a CDS encoding metal ABC transporter ATP-binding protein, whose protein sequence is MSGLTVTYHNGHTALRDSGFTLEGGTLCGLLGVNGSGKSTLFKSIMGMVRPSTGLIRLNGLQVAVALRENQVTYIPQSEDVDWHFPVLVEEVVMMGHYGNMSWLCRPSREDHLEVDRALARVSLTALRRRQIGELSGGQRKRVFLARAQQARILLLDEPFTGVNSQTESTIIALLRQLHEEGHLVLISTHNLASVPTYYDRVVLINGGVVAAGPLEKTFTADNLSRAFGGSLPLQILTGAPADA, encoded by the coding sequence GTGAGCGGTCTGACGGTCACCTATCATAATGGACATACCGCCCTGCGCGACTCCGGCTTCACGCTTGAGGGCGGCACGCTGTGCGGGCTGCTCGGCGTTAACGGCAGCGGTAAGTCCACGCTGTTCAAAAGTATCATGGGAATGGTACGTCCCAGCACCGGCCTCATCCGCCTCAACGGGCTGCAGGTGGCGGTCGCCCTGCGGGAAAATCAGGTGACCTATATCCCGCAAAGCGAGGACGTCGACTGGCATTTTCCGGTGCTGGTGGAGGAGGTGGTCATGATGGGTCACTACGGCAATATGTCGTGGCTGTGTCGCCCGTCGCGCGAGGATCACCTGGAAGTGGATCGCGCGCTGGCCCGCGTGAGCCTGACCGCGCTGCGCCGGCGACAGATAGGCGAGCTGTCCGGCGGCCAGAGAAAGCGGGTATTCCTGGCGCGGGCGCAGCAGGCGCGGATACTGCTGTTGGATGAACCCTTTACCGGCGTGAACAGCCAGACCGAAAGCACCATCATCGCCTTGCTGCGCCAACTGCACGAGGAGGGGCATCTGGTGCTGATTTCCACCCATAATCTTGCCAGCGTGCCAACTTACTACGATCGGGTGGTACTGATTAACGGCGGCGTAGTCGCCGCCGGTCCGCTGGAGAAAACCTTTACCGCCGACAACCTGAGCCGCGCCTTCGGCGGCAGTTTGCCGCTGCAGATCCTGACGGGAGCGCCGGCGGATGCTTGA
- a CDS encoding helix-turn-helix domain-containing protein — translation MFRFSPQKPVRRLNILRTLPIVERKLGFRARHPFPVEVLRTFMGRSKQERASGYSPGWRRSGLTAQEITMNESVQAPRKTGSQRRTRVRGIDRTLQILDCLQNRQCPITTYEVAKDLAAPLSSIYSLVEVLVANRILERDETGMIWLGARLYRYGLAYARVHGPLGTSAVATAKGTSDAIALHGDEYVKAGAAGTPCAETPSES, via the coding sequence GTGTTTCGCTTCAGCCCGCAAAAGCCCGTTCGACGGCTAAATATTTTGCGCACGTTGCCGATAGTGGAGCGTAAGTTGGGTTTTCGCGCCCGGCACCCTTTTCCGGTCGAAGTGCTGCGCACGTTTATGGGCCGCAGTAAGCAAGAGCGCGCGTCGGGTTACTCGCCGGGCTGGCGGCGTTCCGGCCTTACAGCTCAGGAGATAACCATGAACGAAAGCGTGCAAGCCCCCCGTAAAACCGGCAGCCAGCGACGTACCCGCGTACGGGGTATCGACCGCACGTTGCAAATTCTCGACTGTTTACAAAACCGGCAGTGCCCCATCACGACCTATGAAGTAGCAAAAGATCTCGCGGCCCCGTTATCCAGCATTTATTCATTGGTTGAGGTACTGGTGGCGAATCGTATACTGGAACGTGATGAAACTGGCATGATTTGGCTGGGCGCGCGGCTTTACCGCTACGGACTCGCCTATGCGCGCGTCCATGGACCGCTCGGGACGTCGGCTGTCGCCACGGCAAAAGGCACGTCGGACGCCATCGCTCTCCACGGGGACGAATACGTCAAGGCCGGCGCCGCCGGCACGCCCTGTGCTGAAACACCATCAGAGAGTTGA
- a CDS encoding FAD-dependent monooxygenase, with protein MGEKTITTPCCIAGGGPAGLMLGYLLARSGIVVMVLEKHRDFLRDFRGDTIHTSTLTIIHHLGLLEGLLALPHQKVTTLRGELQGKTFTMADFSRLPGRCQYMMLMPQWDFLNFLEEQAAMLPGFTLLRATRGVSLRRHEGRVVGVNAEDDAGALTITTPMVIGTDGRRSMVRAAAGLQVENFGAPRDVMWIKRPKEAADAGWASGHGALRCPGEQYRASAPSHDPLPRCHWCRGRG; from the coding sequence ATGGGCGAGAAAACAATTACGACGCCATGCTGCATCGCCGGCGGCGGACCGGCTGGCTTGATGCTCGGCTATTTATTGGCGCGCTCGGGTATCGTGGTCATGGTGTTGGAGAAACATCGTGATTTTCTCCGCGACTTTCGCGGCGACACCATTCATACTTCTACGCTAACCATTATACATCACCTGGGATTGCTGGAGGGGCTGCTGGCGTTACCGCATCAAAAAGTGACAACGCTGCGCGGCGAGCTGCAGGGTAAAACGTTCACGATGGCCGATTTCAGCCGTCTCCCCGGCCGCTGTCAGTACATGATGCTGATGCCGCAGTGGGACTTCCTTAATTTTCTGGAGGAGCAGGCGGCGATGCTGCCGGGCTTTACGCTGCTGCGCGCGACCCGTGGCGTTTCGTTGCGCCGGCACGAGGGGCGGGTAGTCGGCGTCAACGCCGAGGACGACGCCGGCGCCCTTACCATCACCACCCCGATGGTGATAGGTACCGACGGCCGCCGCTCGATGGTGCGCGCCGCCGCCGGGTTGCAGGTTGAGAATTTCGGCGCCCCGCGCGACGTGATGTGGATAAAACGGCCTAAGGAAGCCGCCGACGCCGGCTGGGCCAGCGGCCACGGCGCACTGCGCTGTCCAGGGGAGCAATATCGCGCATCAGCGCCATCGCATGATCCGCTACCGAGGTGTCATTGGTGCCGCGGCCGTGGGTGA
- a CDS encoding major capsid family protein — MANWADSFALTDGFTVGEPKIISDNADDLPTIDRGLNAHATRAHLLGASYCYSVPELEKVRANGLELPTDKAIYVRQEMDRKIATIGVYGDADYAMQGLLTYPFTTIEDSVGTKTALAKITSFINQHWNLKGGVFPVTHIVLPQALYDDISITLSNPNTNLTVLVALKQANPGIEFVKANELNAAGKSGKGSIVIGTIRNDILCNRVPVAFTALPAQARNINVYVPCYCKVVELEVLQKDALLRVDLK; from the coding sequence GTGGCAAACTGGGCGGATTCCTTCGCGTTGACCGACGGTTTTACCGTAGGCGAGCCGAAAATCATCAGCGATAATGCGGATGATTTGCCGACCATTGACCGCGGTTTAAACGCACACGCCACTCGGGCTCATTTGCTCGGTGCCAGCTACTGCTACTCGGTACCTGAGTTGGAAAAAGTACGTGCGAATGGTCTCGAACTGCCCACCGACAAGGCCATCTATGTGCGTCAGGAGATGGACAGGAAAATCGCCACTATCGGTGTCTACGGCGATGCTGATTATGCGATGCAGGGGCTGTTGACGTATCCGTTCACCACTATTGAAGACAGTGTAGGGACGAAAACGGCGCTGGCGAAAATCACCAGCTTCATCAACCAGCATTGGAACCTGAAAGGTGGGGTGTTCCCGGTGACGCACATTGTGCTGCCGCAGGCGTTGTATGACGACATAAGCATCACACTAAGCAATCCTAATACCAACCTGACCGTACTGGTGGCGCTCAAACAAGCGAATCCGGGTATCGAGTTTGTGAAGGCCAATGAACTCAACGCCGCGGGGAAAAGTGGCAAGGGCAGTATCGTTATCGGCACTATCCGCAACGATATCCTGTGTAACCGTGTTCCCGTGGCCTTTACAGCACTCCCCGCTCAGGCTCGCAATATCAATGTCTACGTACCGTGCTACTGCAAGGTGGTGGAGCTGGAGGTGTTGCAGAAAGACGCCCTCCTGCGCGTTGACCTGAAGTAG
- a CDS encoding structural cement protein Gp24, with protein sequence MAELSQYKGLPGQIADTAFKDVISHCAAENVPFGVFVTEANGKVKAGGEGVLRGVSVRQQTNALGYYPKQTCVGTMQMGRIWVKVKEGEEVKKETKVSYDPATGELAASGKAVANARLVTDAVPSANDTRIAQVDFHASLDAVSMAQARPQR encoded by the coding sequence ATGGCAGAATTATCACAATACAAAGGGCTACCCGGCCAAATTGCGGATACTGCGTTTAAAGATGTGATATCCCACTGTGCGGCTGAAAATGTACCGTTTGGTGTCTTCGTCACCGAAGCGAACGGAAAAGTGAAGGCCGGTGGTGAGGGTGTACTGCGCGGTGTTTCCGTACGCCAACAGACCAATGCCCTCGGCTACTACCCGAAACAGACCTGTGTTGGCACGATGCAAATGGGGCGTATCTGGGTGAAAGTGAAAGAAGGCGAGGAAGTAAAAAAAGAGACCAAGGTGAGTTATGACCCGGCAACGGGGGAGCTTGCTGCCAGCGGCAAGGCGGTGGCTAACGCACGTCTGGTCACGGATGCTGTGCCATCGGCTAACGACACCCGGATTGCGCAGGTCGATTTCCATGCCTCGCTGGACGCGGTGAGCATGGCGCAAGCAAGGCCCCAAAGGTGA
- a CDS encoding DUF2213 domain-containing protein: MTVERYDRTEIVARRTDEGFIADSPVLTRTGIFPYRNRDGTTRFEYRPPEEVFHPQSLATLKGKPITEDHKGHVTASNAGGWVAGAILSEGRRDGDNVVADIVIHNPEAIAKGKKELSLGYLCDIDDTPGDVNGQHYDCIQRNIRVNHLAIVGRGRAGNARLNLDRADAINEDEDITMTLEEAMKKIGELEAKARADEAEKTGLLQQLETVKKDGEALKGRFDALDAEHNKLKEEQPQIRADALKQAKVRIELETTAKAQGVEVKADSSDADIKKAIVKKIHGDRFDFRSDSVEYVDAVFDMSLQLPAQSQQKQFVPQRRGDSLDIASLAARQAAMVAKMNGETKE, from the coding sequence ATGACAGTAGAACGCTACGACCGAACGGAGATCGTGGCGCGGCGAACTGATGAGGGGTTTATTGCTGACAGCCCGGTATTGACGCGAACGGGAATATTCCCCTACCGCAACCGGGACGGCACGACCCGATTCGAGTATCGCCCGCCCGAAGAAGTTTTTCACCCCCAGTCTCTTGCCACCCTCAAAGGCAAACCCATCACCGAAGACCATAAAGGCCATGTGACCGCCAGTAATGCCGGCGGCTGGGTGGCGGGGGCCATTTTGTCTGAGGGGCGCAGAGACGGGGATAACGTGGTTGCCGATATCGTGATCCACAACCCGGAGGCGATAGCAAAAGGCAAAAAGGAGTTATCTCTGGGCTATCTGTGCGATATCGACGACACACCCGGCGACGTCAACGGGCAGCACTACGACTGTATCCAGCGCAATATCCGGGTTAACCATCTGGCAATCGTCGGGCGCGGACGTGCGGGTAATGCACGGCTCAATCTCGACAGGGCAGACGCCATCAATGAAGACGAGGACATCACCATGACGCTTGAAGAAGCGATGAAGAAGATCGGCGAGCTTGAGGCGAAAGCCCGTGCGGATGAAGCCGAAAAAACGGGGCTTTTGCAGCAGCTTGAGACGGTAAAAAAAGACGGTGAGGCGTTAAAAGGGCGTTTCGATGCGCTGGACGCCGAACACAACAAGCTCAAGGAGGAACAACCTCAAATCAGGGCTGACGCGCTTAAACAGGCCAAGGTGCGTATTGAACTGGAAACCACGGCCAAGGCGCAGGGGGTTGAGGTGAAGGCTGATTCCAGCGATGCGGACATCAAAAAAGCTATCGTGAAGAAAATTCACGGTGACCGCTTCGATTTTCGTTCGGACAGCGTCGAGTACGTCGATGCGGTGTTCGATATGAGCCTGCAATTGCCAGCCCAAAGCCAGCAAAAACAGTTTGTCCCCCAACGCCGTGGAGACAGTCTAGACATCGCGTCACTGGCGGCACGACAGGCCGCGATGGTGGCAAAAATGAATGGCGAAACAAAGGAATAA